The genomic window CAAGGTGCGCATATCCCTTTCCAATCTTTTCAGCAAGAAACGGCTGACATCCTCCGGCAATTCGAAGCCGCGCAGTTTCGCCCGCATTTGCAAGGCATAGCCCTTTTCCTCATCGGAAAGCGGCTGCAGGCGATAAATTTGCCCCCAATCTAGGCGCGAGGCCAAATCTGGCAAGCTGAGATTCAATTGGCGGGGCGGACAATTGCCGCTGATAATAAGCCGGGTGCGCCCGGTTTCCTGAATGCGGTTATAGAGGTTGAAAATAGCCATTTCCCACGGCAGGTCGCCGACGATACATTCGATATTATCCATCGTCACCAGCGCCAGTTGCTCCATGCCCTCCAGCACCTCTGGAACAAACCAGGTTCGCTTGTCCAGCGGCACATAACCTACGGCCTTTGCGCGCGCCGATAGCGCCGCGCAGGCGGCATGCAGCAAATGGCTGCGGCCACCACCCTTACGCGACCAGAAATAAAGGTAGCTGCCGTGTTCGTGGTCCAGCATAGCCTGCAACGCCGCCAGCAACGCGCCATTTTCGCCAGGATAAAAGCTGGCGAAAGTTTCGTCATCGGGTAAATAGAGCGGTAAAGAAAGCTGCACCGGCGTGTTCAGATGTACCTCTTGCGTTCTGGCAAAGATCCTTTCCAGTTTACCATAACTTTACCGCGCCGCGAGGACGGCGCGGTACGGCCATCAGGAGGGCGTGCCTTCATCGGGTTCCAGAATTTTCTCTTCACCACGCAGCAACGTGATAACACGGAATATCAGGCTCAGCGCGATACTCACTATGATAGCCAACACCATGCCCTTCAGTTCGACGGGCCGAGATGAATAAAAGTCTACCCTACAGGTGTCTCCGCAGAACCAGATATTACCAGTGAGCCCTTGCATGAACTCA from Sodalis glossinidius str. 'morsitans' includes these protein-coding regions:
- the hda gene encoding DnaA inactivator Hda; its protein translation is MFARTQEVHLNTPVQLSLPLYLPDDETFASFYPGENGALLAALQAMLDHEHGSYLYFWSRKGGGRSHLLHAACAALSARAKAVGYVPLDKRTWFVPEVLEGMEQLALVTMDNIECIVGDLPWEMAIFNLYNRIQETGRTRLIISGNCPPRQLNLSLPDLASRLDWGQIYRLQPLSDEEKGYALQMRAKLRGFELPEDVSRFLLKRLERDMRTLSATLDQLDHASIRAQRKLTIPFVKAILNL